In Candidatus Falkowbacteria bacterium, a genomic segment contains:
- a CDS encoding class I SAM-dependent methyltransferase → MKAIPTQTSLLFLDEILNKSDINEGSVVADLGCGRSLLFLNLLANKVGKEGVVYGVDILPEVIESIERDIKHHGLQEVSIVQGDLEKLNGVSINNNAIDIAFLVNTINQIADTTSLLQEVTRILKDSGKLIIIDWHQSESPIGPIQDQRISLQQIKKVLNSAKLSILDEFEAGPYHYGLVVSQ, encoded by the coding sequence ATGAAGGCAATTCCTACCCAAACTTCGCTATTATTTCTTGATGAGATTTTAAATAAAAGTGACATCAATGAAGGATCTGTTGTTGCTGATCTTGGCTGTGGACGATCATTACTTTTCTTAAATTTACTTGCAAATAAAGTTGGTAAAGAAGGAGTCGTATATGGAGTTGATATTCTACCAGAAGTTATTGAATCTATAGAAAGAGATATTAAGCACCATGGACTTCAAGAGGTTTCAATTGTTCAAGGAGATCTAGAAAAGCTTAATGGAGTTAGTATTAATAATAACGCTATTGATATTGCCTTCCTAGTAAATACTATAAATCAAATAGCTGATACAACTTCTTTATTGCAAGAAGTTACGAGAATTTTAAAAGATTCTGGAAAACTAATTATTATTGACTGGCATCAATCAGAATCCCCAATCGGCCCAATTCAAGATCAAAGAATTTCATTACAGCAAATCAAAAAGGTTTTAAATAGTGCTAAATTATCAATTCTTGACGAATTTGAGGCTGGGCCTTATCATTACGGATTAGTTGTTAGTCAATAA
- a CDS encoding YraN family protein — MNKNSYYGKLGESIAKNYLINNGHLIMASNFRLNYDEIDIITKHNQSLVFIEVKTRLSSKYGKAEDQLTLKKARKLHRSINKFLAIHGYLETRVRADFIAINLNIGKKMANIKHYKNIF; from the coding sequence ATGAATAAAAATAGCTACTATGGAAAACTTGGTGAATCTATAGCCAAAAACTATTTAATCAATAATGGTCATTTAATCATGGCGTCTAATTTCAGACTTAATTATGACGAAATAGACATTATTACTAAACACAATCAATCTCTCGTATTTATTGAGGTAAAAACTAGGCTTTCAAGTAAATATGGGAAAGCAGAGGATCAGCTTACCCTTAAGAAGGCTCGAAAACTACATAGATCAATAAATAAATTTTTGGCTATTCATGGCTATTTAGAAACAAGGGTTAGAGCAGATTTCATAGCCATTAATCTTAATATAGGTAAAAAAATGGCTAATATTAAACATTATAAAAATATTTTTTAA
- a CDS encoding 3D domain-containing protein translates to MTIFQYSKLPFLNKRSHRQVVVFILVTIISNFLLFPVHAADENFEESFTESKIETIKAPETTKKLFEEFIAKNNQGSLAILKKEPSDFVKSFASIQDNNNIPLIDIYNQNKADKALQKVAIFNTESRLVTLTAYNSEVAQCDGDPCTTANGFNVCDHGIEDTVAANFLPLGTKIQIPELFGNRVFIVRDRTSKKYSDRVDVWMIEKQDALQFGKKRAHIVVLD, encoded by the coding sequence ATGACAATTTTCCAATATTCAAAATTACCATTTTTAAATAAACGGTCTCACAGACAGGTGGTTGTTTTTATTCTAGTGACTATTATTAGTAATTTTCTTCTATTTCCAGTTCACGCTGCTGATGAAAACTTTGAAGAGTCTTTTACTGAATCAAAAATTGAAACTATCAAAGCACCAGAAACAACAAAAAAACTTTTTGAAGAATTTATTGCAAAAAATAATCAAGGATCACTAGCTATCCTTAAAAAAGAACCGTCAGATTTTGTTAAAAGCTTTGCAAGTATCCAGGACAATAATAATATTCCTCTTATTGATATTTATAATCAAAATAAAGCTGATAAAGCTTTACAGAAGGTGGCTATTTTTAATACTGAGTCCCGATTAGTTACTTTAACAGCTTATAACTCAGAGGTTGCTCAATGTGATGGCGACCCCTGCACAACAGCCAATGGCTTTAATGTTTGTGATCATGGTATTGAAGATACTGTAGCTGCTAACTTTCTACCACTAGGAACCAAGATCCAAATTCCAGAATTATTTGGCAATCGTGTCTTTATAGTTAGAGATCGAACTTCAAAAAAATATTCTGATCGAGTTGATGTTTGGATGATTGAAAAACAGGATGCATTACAATTCGGAAAAAAACGAGCACATATTGTTGTTCTAGATTAA